In the genome of Arvicola amphibius chromosome 2, mArvAmp1.2, whole genome shotgun sequence, the window GTAATTAATTGCTTTTATGTTTTGGAACATCAAACAGCTTTCTCTCAGAAAAATGCCCTTCAGGTTGATAAAAGTGACCAGAATTACACTTTTAGTGTTAGTAACCACCACTCTAGAATACCctgagtgtagtgtgtgtgggggggagtatatatgtgtttgtttctcttttaaaattaaaaaaaaattctctactactttgctctttatttcttcttccaggtAAAGCAGAACCAGCATGAGGAGTTGCAGAATGTCAGGAAACACATTCACAACTGTTTCTCAAATCTGGGTTGCTTCCTTTTACCACATCCTGGTCTTAAAGTTGCGACGAATCCTAGTTTTGATGGACGACTGAAAGGTGGGAATGCCCATGCATGCTAAaactttttattactgtttagCAGCTGAAAGTTtgtattgtatttgtttttatttttgagattataatgtgattgcaacatttctcccttccctcttcttcttcaaACCCTACCATATAAccatccttgctctctttcaaattcatttccttttttttaattaattgttgttacatttatatgtatacatttctatttctaaatataactgcttagtctgtataatgttaacTCATATGTATGAGTTATATATGtattcagggctgaccatttggtatggGATGAGCACTTGGTttgctcttccttggggaagactagTTTGCctactctcagcattccctagttgcCAGGGAATGTCTCCTTACATTTCCTGTTCTAGTGACAGCTGTGTCGTTGCGGTGCTCTGCCACTCTAGCATACTGATTAGCCCGTGTCCTGATGCTTCTGAAGACAGCATTGCACAACTTCCTCTGATTGCAGTCCGCTAAAAGAGTTTTTAATGGactcgggtgtgtgtgtgtgtgtgtgtgtgtgtgtgtgtgtgtgtgagagagagagagagagagagagagatttctagaTTATAGCTAGAAAAAAAGTCTAATGCAGAAATTTAATATAGAATCCTATATGATTTGCCctttcaaaagttattttaatCATTGTGCAATTTGTGTTGAAAGTCCACCATTTGAGCTGGAAGAATTATAGGGAAATGgaaggaatgggatagtagagtaataggcatttttttttttcctgtaggaGACTTGGCATGTTTATATGAACTCTTCAGAAAAAAGGAATATGTTTAAGTAATAGATGCTATCTACTTTACATAAacaaaatttcatgattttgtcAGTGAggacttgtttgtgtttttagacTAACGTGTTGGCTAATTTCGTATCCATCAGATATCGATGAAGACTTTAAACGGGAGCTTCGAAATCTGGTTCCATTGCTGCTTGCTCCTGAAAATCTGGTTGAGAAGGAGATAAGTGGATCTAAAGTCACTTGTAGAGACCTTGTCGAGTATTTTAAGGTAGGTGAACACTAAGCTAAACAGCtctgtctgaaaaagaaatatagttagttaccttttgtctttcaagacagggtttctgtgtagcttggatcctgtcctggaactagcacttgtagaccaggctggcctttaactcagagatccacctgagttctgggattaaaggcatgtgccaccaccgcccggcttgtagttaacttttaaaatatcttcatgtACAAGAAATATACtttcaagtaaaaaaaatgtttatttttctgccttGCATTCATTATGTCAACATTAAGGATGtagcagggtctggagagatggctcagttgttaagagtacttacataatcatgaggaccagagttctcaTCCTAGATGCCATGTAGCGAGCACATATGTTTGTGACCAGCCTCGAGAGGGTGGAAGATAGGAGGATGGATCGGTCTTGCAGGCTACCAACTCACTGAGAAAATATGAGCCCCAAGTTTAGAGGAAGACCATGAATCAGGAATGTCGGGGCATGAGAGGAGAACCTGTAACTCCTGGTCACTGCATGTTAGCATAAGTTGTGTGTATACACCCAGACTCACATGCACATAAGCACTCACAGATGGAAGTGTGTGCACGTgggacacatacagacataaggaaatacataaatctttttaaaggttACAGTAAGCTGTGTCTTCTGTTTAGTGATACTATTTGTTCTCAGAATTATCCTTCCTTTTTCTGCATCTCTGATGTGGAGAAAAGAGCCATTCATCATACTGCAACACAGCTCTGCCATTTTGAGTGATACCTGGAATTGGCTGCATATTTCTGTATCCCAAATTCTCACAAAAATCTTCCCTTAGAGTTCTGAGAATTAATAAGAATAACTAAAAGTATCTATAAAGGTTTTTGAGTCTAAATAAACTGTGGAACTGTTAGAACAAGTTGATCACACAAAGTTGTACTAGTAATAGTTATAGTTAGATGGGTGGAAGTACAGCTAATGAAGTTATGTATTTTGCTTACTTGTAGATAACATCACTTTCACGCAATCATTGTTTTGCTGTGAAATAGTCTGAGTTGGTGGAGAGTTGAGGTGAAGACTCCTGTTTGAATGCCATAAACTTGTCCTCCttactctttttcctcctcttttattgtttgagaattttatgtttgtttataatGTGTGTTGATAAATCCATGCTCATTCCCTCACTACAGCTCACCCCCTCGCCCCACCGCACTTTTCCCTTGACACctcatgtactttttttttcccttaaaacccAGAGTCTATTTCTTATACTTTGACTACAAATTacggtttctttttcctttgagttaaaatatttgaagtaaaaTGAAGCGTTAAAGTGTTTTCTAacatatttatttgaaacattGACGGTAGGAgagatttcttttataaaatgaataccTTTTACACACAAAACTCTTAAATATGAGATACAGCTTTAAACAAgttgtaattatattttgaaatatttctgtattttatttggcAACATTCCCATGTGATATATGTAGAATAGGATTAGCTTTGTTCTACTGAGAGTATGAGTTTTAAGGCCTAGAACTTCATTTTGGTGGGGGCGAACTATTGCTTAATATTATTAGGGACAGAGTATCAAATTGTATTTTACATCAATACactgaatattttatctttttaggcGTACATTAAAATATATCAAGGAGAGGAACTACCACATCCAAAGTCTATGCTTCAGGTAGGATTAAGAAAGTGTGTGGGGTGGTGGTTTGTATGTTTGAGGGGAATTATAATCATGACTTTATAGGGATACAGAAAATGGAGGGGCATGAGCTTTGTTGCATAGGAATAAATTATATGTACTGAAGATAGTCTTCGAACTCTTAAGGTTTGtataaggtttttgtttgttttgtaactgCAGCTGGCAGGCCCTGAGCATGTATTAACTATTAGAAGCGTGAGCCTTGCTACTTTATCTTCAGATACTAAAAGTATACAAAAATTCTCTTGCATAAGATGGTTTAATATAGGCCCCTCTTAACTAAATGCTTTTGCCCTGAGTCCTTGATGAAGGGATGTTTCTTGATACAAGAATTAGTTTCATTTGCTAGTAATGAGCTGCTTCTTGTGCAAGtagactttctctgtgtgtatatgttctttGGGGACACTGTTATTTTTACAcaccttttatattttaaaattcaccaCTTTGGACAATTCCTCAGTTTTATAGTGGATTAACAGTATTTATATTAAAGCtcatgcaagaaaaaaaataacaacaacaaaaaagaaaaaaaaccaacccagctTTTTTTGACTCTTGTGTGAATCTGGTTGGTTGTTCATACAAGGAATTTTTGACTCCCGGAGACTCAGCACATTTAGGTATTACATCTGTTTATCTCTGTCAGCTTCTTTGTACCTGGGATATGTCATCCACAAAACTGTTCTAGTACAAACCCTCTCAGACTGCAGCGAGACGGAGTCCTAGTAAATCTGTTTCTTATCTTTTCTACTGATacacactttcaaaggaaagtaaaatagaggttgatatttttctgttcattttcagaattatttgttatatataatctATTATGTTAGTAGGAATTTATAGTCATGGGGTACTTTTTTCCCACAGTAATggtatattatttaattttatcttttaggCAACAGCTGAGGCTAATAACCTTGCTGCAGTAGCAGGAGCAAGAGACCTCTATTGTAAAAGTATGGAGCAGGTTTGTAACTACTGCTAAGCTTTATGATAGTTAAGAGTAGAAGATGTTTCATATTTAAAGTAATTGAACTAATTTGTACCCTTTACATGTTGTCATGCTATATTATCCTGTAATTGTCTTTTTTGTGATCTCTGCTGGAATAAACTGTTAGAAAGAAAGTCATATGACTTGCTAGTGTGCAGGATACATGAATCCCACTGttgtgttttctgatttttaattcaGAATGCTACTATTAGCCCATGATGGAAGTAACATTAGCTTAAGACTGGTAGCACCAAACTTACTTAACTCTGAAATACTGTGTCATGTGTTTTTTGTGCTGCTGTGGGGCACTAGTGGGTAAGGAAAAGCCAGGCAGTGTGAACGCCGTGTCTTCCGTTTGGGTGCTTCAGTCACATTGGGAAGATTACTTGATTGAGGCAGTTAAACACAGAAGAATAGGATTACTTGTGATTACCTGTGAATTACTATGCCCAGGTTTAAAACTGAGTCATATAGGTGGTTTAATTTAATGAGACTAAAACACATGAGCAGGGAATGCCTTTCAAGTGTTATTCTAGCATGTAATCTCTCATTTTAATTGGGCTTGTATAGGTATGTGGTGGTGATAAGCCTTACATCGCACCTTCAGATTTGGAGCGAAAACACCTGGATCTCAAGGAAGTGGCACTCAAACAGTTTCGTTCTGTGAAAAAAATGGGTGGAGATGAATTTTGCCGTCGTTATCAGGACCAGCTTGAAGCTGAAATCGAAGAAACCTATGCAAATTTTATAAAGCACAATGATGGCAAAAATATCTTCTATGCTGCTCGTACCCCTGCCACGCTGTTTGCAGTCATGTTTGCTATGTATATAATCTCAGGACTGACTGGCTTCATTGGCCTAAGCTCTCTAGCCGTCATATGTAACCTTGTCATGGGGCTAGCGCTGACGTCCCTTTGTACATGGGCATATGTTAAGTACTCTGGGGAGTTCAGAGAAATCGGAACAATGATTGATCAGATTGCTGAAACACTCTGGGAACAGGTTGGTATCTTTTGGTTTTGCAGTGACTAATCTCACTTGTATGTGATTTCCAGCTCTCACGTCATATGTTATTTGTACATCTACTTTTCCTTTACATGACGAATGATAagaggatgggctctgtgtgtgtgtgtgtgtatttttgttttaaatgtagaATCCAATTTAGTTAAAGACTTGTTTCTAAATTTGTAATTATAGTTTACTTTGGTTAGTTtcaatctgtaatttttttggtTGATTCTTAGTTATAAGTCTGATTATGCCAGGCAGTGGGCATGGCTGgatttactaatatttttcttcGAGAAAAAATATTGTCAATGATCAAttttaaaagtaaggaaaaaaagTTTGAAGTACAGTCAGTGCTTTAGggaggaaaattaaatttaaccAATATTAACAAGAAACAATATAGGAGAAATATTGAATGTTAGGTCTTAATATCTTCTGTGAAGATGGTGGCAGTTTATTGCAGCACTCCAAGGAATAACCACAGAGATTTGATAGTGTGAACAGAATGGAGCGCACAGACAGAGCCAGCCCCAGTTGTCAGCTTTCACGTAGGCCAGGGGGAGCTCTGGCTCAGCAGTTCTCTATTAAGGAAAGCTGTTTTATGTATTTCCCCTGGTTGCTTGAGAATAGGTAATttctcttgttgttgttgttaaatgaTCCTCATTAAGTACCCAAGGAGCAGATGAAAGCTGAGGTTCTTACAGAGGACAGGAGAGGTGTTCTCTATGTTGTTTCTGGGTCAGTGAGGGCCTGGGTTAGGATGCACAGGTTTACATTTGTTTTGGCTTTCAGTTAAAGACCGAAGGAGTCCAAACATTTTTTCTGAAGAAAGAGGATTAGCTACTGACTTTCCTTATAATAACACATTATGACTGTATAAACCAATACTTCTCAACTGCCCTAATGCTGCATGCGGCCCTTttacacagttcttcatgttgtgctgacccccactCATAAACTACTTTCATTACTACttcaaactgtaattttgctcctgttacaaattgtaatgtaaatagctttggagatagaggtttgcaaAGGGGGTCCTGACCGCTGGTATAAACTAACCCACTTTGTTAatatgaacttttctttttcagaaattaCTCTAATAGATCTCTTTTGGAGTTTGTGTTTGGACATTTTGTTTAGTTCAAAATTTTGTCTCTTAAAATCAATCTTACCACTTTGTAATCTTTTGATATTTTCTAATAGAAGATGGATTAAGAGTTATCACCCATCACTGCTTTAAAAATAACCTACTTTCAATTTCTGAACCAGTACCGTTCTTTTGCCACCTGGATTTCAATAATTGTGCAGTATCTTTTCAGACACTTTCTCTTGACGCTGATTCTAGGACTTCAGAGGTCCATTTTTATAGAACAGTGTCACAGGGGACTCTCAGGTGTGTCAGGTTATTTTCAGTGTAGATAGAGAGGTAAGACTTGAGCTGTGTTCAAAAGGCCTTGTCTAAACTTTCTttgcattctcttttcctttgcttcagAGGAGtcccaggaaggtgagaaacctACAAAGTCTGAAATTCTTCTAGTCTTTAACTCTAGCTTCAAGGCACTCTGAGTCACTTTCCTAACACATCACTCCATGTTTTAGGTGTTTTCCAAACTGTTTGAAGTTACTAGACGTCGAATGGTTCATCGTGCTCTTTCATCAGCACAGCGACAGAGACTGTCATCCAAcaataacaagaagaaaaattagacagtatttttaacttttttctctaTCTGAAGTGTTCACACTTATACATATAGGACAATAAGCAGGACCGTCTGGGCCGGTCTGCATAAATGCTGTATACATACCAGATTTGATGCTGCATATAGGGTATGGATTGCACATCCATCTCGTAGGATTTGTAAGTGGTTTGAGTAAGAGGAAAGTAATTTTGTTGCATTATAAAGTGTCTAACTGCATTGCTTGTAGCAccataaatttttgttgttttgttttgttttgggagaagCATCCTTTTATTTCTCACATTCCTGGTTATTTTTGTCATTGATTTGAATTGAAATTTTTATATCTGTTTTCTATGTACTCTTTTTTTAcctcatgtttttgtttgttttgcacatTTCTCATACCACAGGTATTGAAGCCCCTGGGTGATAATTTGATGGAGGAAAACATAAGGCAGTCTGTAACAAACTCTATCAAAGCAGGCCTGACTGACCAGGTGTCTCATCATGCCCGATTAAAGACAGACTGACAGTTCATCTCCTCATGGACTCCACTCTTTTTTTTCATGCTTGCTGTACAATGAgaactcaaataaaaataaaccaaagtttACAATCAACTGTAGAAGTAGTTTAGTATAACTGGCTTCACAGATGGCTGCCACAGAGTGTGAACATTGTTTGTTGGTTTCCAGCCGCCTTCTGGTGTCTCCTTAGACCTGGAGACGACTGGGGAGCATTAGTTTATCATGCACATTTGTgccatgttttattcttttctttttactgaatCTAATGTTAGTGAAATTTGTCTTATGTAAAAGGATATTTCagggaaatattttaagaaatctaTTTAGAGTCTCTTTAATATAGTGTCCCattgaagttttcatttttagagaATTTATGAATCACTGTATCAAGAATCAGATCAGAATGACAATGAAGCCTTTATTGAGCCACTACATGAAAAGTGTATATTGCTTTACTGCCTTCAATGCCAGTATTACATAAATGCATGTATCAGAAATGTCACAGAAATCACATGACAACTCTATAGCTGAGAAGGTAATTCTGAGGTGTACATTTgtcttgccttttaaaatttgtaaaccTGCCCTGAAAGGAGATGCATATCTGGGAAACTTAACTGTCTTTTTGCAGTTTAGCcttcatgtacataaaatatgcCATTAATTTTATTGGGGGAGAAATTCCATCCAAAAATGTTGCCTACAGCTATGAGTTAAGAGTGTCTGTACAGtgtgtagtttttattttctaaaaatcacAGGTAGGGCAtgtatatgaattataaatatataaatacaattttgtaTTAAAAGTTTTTGTAGTTTATGGCAAAATCTGGTTCTGTGGTAGGCTAAGTACAGTCCCTGTGAAAGGAATGTCTGTGGCTCATGTCAGTGTGTGAATGCATAGACAATTTGAAGTTTTGATATATTTGTGATATTTATCTTCCTTGAGCACTGCAATCTCACCCCAAGGGAATTCAATGGGAATGTTTTATTGTGACTTGTCCTCTGTtgcattttaaagttatttcctgtaatttattttcagtacataattaaaaatttgttgtatatataaaatgaagcttgtgattctttttaaaggaattctTCATGCCTCATATTTGTTCGTTCTGAAAAGAGTGGGTTAGGGCACAACCCAGTTAGAGAGTAAGGTATTGTACTTCTAAGTAAGCTTGTGAAaggtgtttttctgtgtctgtacaTGTAAGAGAGGTTGTGAGAGCCTctctagggatttttttttctcactcatcTCTACCCACTCccattttgtgagtgtgtgtgtgtgtgtgtgtgtgtgtgtgtgtgagagagagagagagagagagagagagagaggagagagagaatgtgtatgttATGTAAAGCTACTTTTTTTCAATACTTTATAGCCTCCTTTTCAAAGACCTGTTAAAACACCCCTGTTTGGTTTTTAAGTAAGGAGAATTTAAATGTTCAGTTGCATGCATGAAAGGTTTGCTTGGTCTATCTTCCCCTGACTCCACTCCAGTCCTGGTTTTAGAtggatgtgtttgttttcatctgtAGTCACTGCTGTCCACTCATCCGTTCTTGCACAGAAGAATCATCTAACGAGgctctctttatttctcttacCACTTTGTTTATGAATACTGTAAATtgtttttatgaatgaaaaataaaaagttcgTTGTATACTAGCAATTGttctgaaattaaaaacttacactttttcttttcaagttaaGTCCAGACCAGTGGATTCTAGTATTTCTTGCAAAAAACAGTGTTTTCCCTCAAGAATTCTCTGCAAGACTCCTAGAAAGTACTTTAGTGTCATCTGGAAGGTTCTGGACATTGTTAAGCAAGAAGtagtgaaaacaaaaaacaagatggacTGAAGACAAAACATTGAAGTAATGTTGGTGTATTTTCTGTGGTACATTTTTTCATAGTGTTACAaagtaggttttctttttatttaaagatggtTTTTCTCAATGCTACCATTTGTCTTTCTAAGACATCTTTTGTGAAAGGACAAGCATTGGGACTCTGCTGTTGAGTATGTCTTAATTTCCATGAACACAGATTGCTATGCATTCTTGCTTCTAtagaacatttataaaattaaatagtgCTGTTTCACATTTGagtcttatatttcttttttagaaaaagtttttttctttaattatttgtgtatctgtgtgtgagtatg includes:
- the Atl2 gene encoding atlastin-2 isoform X3, with amino-acid sequence MAEGDEAARRQQQHQGLRRRRQTSDPSVGVNHVSSTTSLGEDFEDDDLVNSDEVMKKPCPVQIVLAHEDDHNFELDEEALEQILLQEHIRDLNIVVVSVAGAFRKGKSFLLDFMLRYMYNKGSQRWIGGNNEPLTGFTWRGGCERETTGIQVWNEVFVIDRPDGTKVAVLLMDTQGAFDSQSTIKDCATVFALSTMTSSVQVYNLSQNIQEDDLQHLQLFTEYGRLAMEEIYQKPFQTLMFLIRDWSYPYEHSYGLEGGKQFLEKRLQVKQNQHEELQNVRKHIHNCFSNLGCFLLPHPGLKVATNPSFDGRLKDIDEDFKRELRNLVPLLLAPENLVEKEISGSKVTCRDLVEYFKAYIKIYQGEELPHPKSMLQATAEANNLAAVAGARDLYCKSMEQVCGGDKPYIAPSDLERKHLDLKEVALKQFRSVKKMGGDEFCRRYQDQLEAEIEETYANFIKHNDGKNIFYAARTPATLFAVMFAMYIISGLTGFIGLSSLAVICNLVMGLALTSLCTWAYVKYSGEFREIGTMIDQIAETLWEQRSPRKVFSKLFEVTRRRMVHRALSSAQRQRLSSNNNKKKN
- the Atl2 gene encoding atlastin-2 isoform X2, with the translated sequence MDTQGAFDSQSTIKDCATVFALSTMTSSVQVYNLSQNIQEDDLQHLQLFTEYGRLAMEEIYQKPFQTLMFLIRDWSYPYEHSYGLEGGKQFLEKRLQVKQNQHEELQNVRKHIHNCFSNLGCFLLPHPGLKVATNPSFDGRLKDIDEDFKRELRNLVPLLLAPENLVEKEISGSKVTCRDLVEYFKAYIKIYQGEELPHPKSMLQATAEANNLAAVAGARDLYCKSMEQVCGGDKPYIAPSDLERKHLDLKEVALKQFRSVKKMGGDEFCRRYQDQLEAEIEETYANFIKHNDGKNIFYAARTPATLFAVMFAMYIISGLTGFIGLSSLAVICNLVMGLALTSLCTWAYVKYSGEFREIGTMIDQIAETLWEQVLKPLGDNLMEENIRQSVTNSIKAGLTDQVSHHARLKTD
- the Atl2 gene encoding atlastin-2 isoform X1 — encoded protein: MAEGDEAARRQQQHQGLRRRRQTSDPSVGVNHVSSTTSLGEDFEDDDLVNSDEVMKKPCPVQIVLAHEDDHNFELDEEALEQILLQEHIRDLNIVVVSVAGAFRKGKSFLLDFMLRYMYNKGSQRWIGGNNEPLTGFTWRGGCERETTGIQVWNEVFVIDRPDGTKVAVLLMDTQGAFDSQSTIKDCATVFALSTMTSSVQVYNLSQNIQEDDLQHLQLFTEYGRLAMEEIYQKPFQTLMFLIRDWSYPYEHSYGLEGGKQFLEKRLQVKQNQHEELQNVRKHIHNCFSNLGCFLLPHPGLKVATNPSFDGRLKDIDEDFKRELRNLVPLLLAPENLVEKEISGSKVTCRDLVEYFKAYIKIYQGEELPHPKSMLQATAEANNLAAVAGARDLYCKSMEQVCGGDKPYIAPSDLERKHLDLKEVALKQFRSVKKMGGDEFCRRYQDQLEAEIEETYANFIKHNDGKNIFYAARTPATLFAVMFAMYIISGLTGFIGLSSLAVICNLVMGLALTSLCTWAYVKYSGEFREIGTMIDQIAETLWEQVLKPLGDNLMEENIRQSVTNSIKAGLTDQVSHHARLKTD